A genomic region of Alicyclobacillus sp. SO9 contains the following coding sequences:
- the folE gene encoding GTP cyclohydrolase I FolE encodes MDHEKIKQAVTMILEAVGEDPNREGLVDTPARVARMYEEIFAGLHMDPASVLSAKFHVDEDEMVFVKDITFYSMCEHHLLPFFGKAHVAYLPSNGVVTGLSKLARLVEAVATRPQVQERMTNEIAEVLHRELQTQGVMVIVEAEHLCMNMRGVRKPGSQTVTMAKQGRYNDEPALADQVFRMLKS; translated from the coding sequence ATGGATCACGAGAAGATAAAGCAGGCTGTAACGATGATTCTTGAAGCAGTGGGCGAAGACCCCAATCGCGAGGGACTTGTCGATACCCCGGCTCGAGTTGCAAGAATGTACGAAGAGATTTTTGCAGGGCTACACATGGACCCTGCCAGTGTATTGTCGGCTAAATTTCACGTTGATGAAGATGAAATGGTCTTCGTGAAAGACATTACGTTCTACTCTATGTGTGAACATCACTTGCTTCCGTTTTTTGGGAAGGCACATGTAGCTTATCTGCCCAGCAATGGCGTAGTCACCGGACTTTCCAAGTTGGCTCGTCTTGTGGAGGCAGTGGCGACACGCCCGCAGGTGCAGGAACGAATGACCAATGAGATTGCAGAGGTCCTGCACAGAGAACTGCAAACGCAGGGAGTTATGGTCATCGTAGAGGCGGAGCACTTGTGCATGAATATGAGAGGAGTACGCAAACCCGGCAGTCAAACCGTTACCATGGCTAAGCAGGGCAGGTACAATGATGAGCCTGCTTTAGCCGATCAGGTGTTTCGGATGTTGAAAAGCTGA
- a CDS encoding DMT family transporter — protein MKHSPAWTALRILLLVVIWGASFSVYKVALNYSPPLLFAGVRTFLGGVILAVFAWPQRHQIRWKQSWPVYVISALFNVVLFFGLQTVGLSYLPAGLFSVLVYLEPVLVGLFAWMWLGEIMNWWKVLGLVLGFAGVASISIDSLAGHLSLIGTVIGIFTAIAWAIGTVYSKKVQGRTQMLWLLAIQFLLGGAVLTGAGSLTESWAAITWNGPFLFGTLYASLFGIAASWSIWFSLVHEGEASRVAAFTFFVPMISVLVATLFLHEPFTPKLVIGLVAIVLGIYLVNRKVKKPNLKQSAEVTERRSEASCN, from the coding sequence ATGAAGCATTCACCCGCCTGGACAGCACTAAGAATTCTACTTCTTGTAGTAATTTGGGGTGCTTCGTTTTCCGTATACAAGGTGGCTCTCAACTACTCACCTCCCCTCCTGTTTGCAGGAGTGCGTACATTTCTTGGAGGTGTCATTTTGGCTGTCTTTGCATGGCCGCAAAGACATCAGATTCGGTGGAAGCAAAGCTGGCCCGTTTATGTCATCTCCGCTTTGTTCAATGTGGTGTTGTTTTTTGGACTGCAAACGGTCGGTCTGTCCTATCTGCCTGCCGGACTGTTTTCTGTACTTGTCTACTTAGAACCGGTGTTAGTCGGCTTATTTGCTTGGATGTGGCTCGGTGAAATCATGAATTGGTGGAAAGTACTTGGGCTTGTCCTTGGCTTTGCGGGAGTTGCCTCAATCAGTATTGACAGTTTGGCTGGGCATTTGTCTCTCATTGGCACGGTCATTGGCATTTTTACAGCCATTGCCTGGGCCATTGGAACGGTCTACTCAAAGAAAGTGCAAGGGCGCACGCAGATGTTGTGGCTCCTAGCTATTCAATTTCTACTTGGCGGGGCAGTGCTTACGGGTGCCGGGAGTTTAACCGAGTCCTGGGCTGCAATTACCTGGAACGGCCCATTTTTGTTTGGAACGCTGTACGCCAGCCTCTTTGGCATTGCGGCGTCTTGGTCCATTTGGTTTTCTCTGGTCCATGAGGGCGAAGCCAGCAGAGTTGCCGCATTTACATTCTTTGTCCCGATGATCTCGGTCCTCGTCGCAACATTGTTCTTACACGAGCCCTTTACTCCGAAATTGGTCATTGGGCTTGTTGCCATTGTATTGGGTATCTACCTTGTCAACCGAAAGGTAAAAAAACCAAACCTGAAGCAATCTGCTGAGGTAACTGAGAGAAGGTCAGAAGCTTCCTGTAACTAG
- a CDS encoding YhgE/Pip domain-containing protein, whose protein sequence is MGILTVFRIEWRRIWRNKLTRAGMLVGLIIPLLYSFLYLWAFWDPYGSLDKLPVALVNADSGGTLSGEHVNYGQNLITNLQHDKQLDWHVVGPNEADSGVSNGTYFAVLKVPKNFTKDILSVDGTHAKKAQLIFIPNQGTNYLAGNIVARVQDDVAASLNRQFSQKFITRLLDVVGKESGGLSSAAKQAGKLASGSTAVANGTTQLETGVNSADAGAHKLAAALTKMSTGSGQLADGLSAAATGTKKVAQGVTQTGQGVSQVNSKLSQAQAAAANLTGGLKKAASSGARLQQASNQLQSGSTQAHQGANSIAAGLQQATSASQQIETGVGGALQLLANSAANQDPAVQKALGALHQVYPGTQKLTGSLQQLQTGSANLANSLQTIEKGQQQLTGGLSQLSTKLGSAAKGSDQIATGLGQAQQALTQVQSALSQSGAALDKLASAQSQLHSGADTLTTSAEAAQTGAAKLATGLDKASQGSKDLTTATGKLASGASTFAHKLNSVQLSSIPNKTEKAKLMSNPVTIKSLAINPVTKYGPGLTPYFLPLSLWVGALMLYFIMSLREGRWSITPVSNTSVLIGKFALLWTIAAAQAVIAASALLFGLGLTVTSTLGFYLYAILMAITYVTVIGMLLSLLGTGPGRVLAIVLLLLQLTSSGGTFPIQLVPHFFQAVHPWLPMSYAVTGLRRLIAFHNLSTAWHTAEMTGIYLGTSLLVLVLRNLKRISPAELQIPDRLVS, encoded by the coding sequence ATGGGAATACTCACCGTCTTCCGAATTGAGTGGCGGCGGATATGGCGCAATAAATTGACACGAGCGGGGATGCTCGTCGGCCTCATCATACCGTTGTTATACAGTTTTCTGTATCTATGGGCATTTTGGGACCCCTATGGATCCCTAGACAAGCTGCCAGTCGCACTCGTTAACGCTGACAGTGGTGGAACCCTCAGTGGAGAACACGTGAACTATGGACAAAATCTCATCACAAATCTGCAGCATGACAAACAGTTGGATTGGCACGTTGTTGGCCCAAATGAAGCTGACAGCGGCGTAAGTAATGGGACATACTTTGCGGTCTTAAAGGTCCCAAAGAATTTCACTAAGGACATTTTGAGCGTTGACGGAACACACGCCAAAAAAGCACAGCTTATCTTTATACCAAACCAAGGCACCAACTATTTGGCAGGCAACATTGTAGCTCGTGTACAAGACGATGTTGCCGCAAGCCTAAACCGCCAGTTTAGTCAGAAATTTATTACTCGTCTGCTCGATGTCGTCGGAAAAGAGTCGGGCGGATTGTCCAGCGCAGCCAAGCAAGCCGGCAAACTGGCTTCCGGCAGCACTGCGGTGGCAAATGGTACGACGCAGTTGGAAACGGGAGTGAATTCGGCAGATGCAGGCGCGCACAAGCTGGCGGCGGCACTGACAAAGATGTCCACGGGGAGCGGACAACTTGCAGACGGTCTGTCAGCTGCAGCAACCGGAACAAAAAAAGTGGCGCAAGGGGTAACCCAGACAGGTCAAGGCGTCAGTCAGGTAAACAGTAAACTCTCACAGGCCCAAGCCGCGGCAGCAAACCTGACGGGTGGACTGAAAAAGGCGGCTTCGTCAGGAGCAAGGCTGCAACAAGCGAGCAACCAACTCCAATCCGGCAGCACGCAAGCCCATCAAGGTGCGAATTCCATTGCAGCCGGACTGCAGCAAGCGACGTCCGCATCACAGCAGATTGAAACCGGCGTGGGCGGAGCGCTTCAACTTTTGGCCAACTCTGCCGCAAACCAAGACCCAGCTGTTCAAAAGGCGCTTGGTGCTCTGCATCAAGTCTACCCGGGTACACAGAAACTGACAGGTAGTTTGCAACAATTACAGACGGGATCGGCCAATCTTGCGAACTCGTTGCAGACAATAGAAAAAGGTCAGCAGCAGTTAACCGGCGGTCTCTCGCAACTGTCGACGAAATTGGGTAGTGCCGCTAAGGGCTCTGACCAAATTGCAACAGGCCTGGGTCAGGCGCAGCAGGCGTTGACACAGGTGCAGTCTGCTCTCAGTCAGTCAGGAGCCGCTCTAGACAAACTGGCATCCGCACAGAGTCAACTGCATTCAGGTGCTGATACATTGACTACATCCGCAGAAGCAGCTCAAACGGGTGCAGCAAAGTTGGCAACCGGCCTGGACAAAGCCAGTCAAGGCAGCAAAGACCTTACAACGGCGACAGGTAAACTGGCGTCAGGAGCTTCAACTTTTGCGCATAAACTAAACTCGGTACAGCTTTCATCGATACCGAATAAAACGGAAAAAGCGAAACTGATGTCCAACCCCGTAACCATTAAGAGTCTGGCGATTAACCCAGTCACCAAATACGGCCCAGGATTGACACCCTACTTTTTACCTTTGAGTCTCTGGGTTGGTGCCCTTATGCTGTACTTCATCATGTCCTTGCGAGAAGGACGCTGGTCCATAACGCCCGTCTCAAACACATCGGTGCTGATCGGCAAGTTCGCGTTATTGTGGACTATAGCAGCGGCCCAAGCGGTCATTGCTGCTTCGGCCCTGCTGTTCGGCTTAGGACTTACAGTGACCAGCACACTTGGTTTCTACTTGTATGCAATTCTGATGGCCATTACCTATGTAACCGTCATCGGCATGCTGCTCAGCCTGCTTGGAACAGGACCAGGAAGGGTGCTGGCGATTGTCCTGTTGCTCTTGCAACTCACGTCAAGCGGAGGTACTTTCCCAATCCAGCTGGTTCCTCATTTCTTTCAGGCAGTGCATCCATGGCTGCCAATGAGCTACGCTGTCACCGGTTTGCGTCGACTCATTGCATTTCACAACTTAAGCACGGCTTGGCATACAGCCGAAATGACAGGCATTTATCTTGGCACTTCATTGCTGGTACTTGTACTCAGAAATCTGAAAAGAATATCGCCTGCAGAGCTGCAAATTCCGGATAGATTGGTCTCCTAG
- a CDS encoding ATP-binding cassette domain-containing protein, protein MRLEFRDIRVRNHNTHLTEPITFSVEEGSTTAILGASKTGKSTLLLYGSGNVRPVEGTVQIIDEEGQSLTPCWQLVGIGSIEHFAPLFETLTVEEHLFFHGKLHHLRGAKKRAEELLSEYSLTDVRKQRVKDIDKFSYARLSLAISIAHRPPFLLLDEPEVGLTEQEWQQMVHYFRRLERNNVGILYTTVLEAASAAATQTVALPRGEVRTTWEYSPSSELSGGGYGAIN, encoded by the coding sequence TTGAGACTGGAATTTAGAGACATTCGTGTCCGAAATCACAATACACACTTAACAGAACCCATTACCTTTTCTGTTGAAGAAGGAAGTACCACGGCTATACTAGGAGCTTCCAAGACCGGTAAATCCACACTCCTGTTGTATGGTTCAGGAAATGTGCGGCCAGTAGAAGGGACCGTGCAAATCATTGATGAAGAAGGGCAGAGTCTGACTCCTTGTTGGCAACTTGTAGGAATCGGGTCCATCGAGCATTTTGCTCCTCTGTTTGAAACGCTGACGGTAGAGGAGCATTTGTTTTTCCATGGAAAACTCCATCACTTGCGAGGTGCCAAAAAACGAGCGGAGGAGCTTTTATCTGAGTACTCGCTCACGGACGTCCGCAAACAACGTGTTAAGGACATTGATAAATTTTCCTACGCAAGGCTCTCTCTTGCCATTTCAATCGCACATCGTCCACCCTTTTTACTGTTGGACGAACCTGAGGTCGGCCTGACAGAGCAAGAATGGCAACAAATGGTCCACTACTTTCGCCGTCTTGAAAGAAATAACGTTGGAATTCTGTACACAACAGTCCTTGAAGCTGCATCTGCGGCAGCAACACAGACAGTTGCATTGCCCAGAGGGGAGGTGAGAACGACATGGGAATACTCACCGTCTTCCGAATTGAGTGGCGGCGGATATGGCGCAATAAATTGA